In Osmia bicornis bicornis chromosome 10, iOsmBic2.1, whole genome shotgun sequence, one genomic interval encodes:
- the LOC114873827 gene encoding SUN domain-containing ossification factor isoform X3 yields MKICITCIYWTLLFISVASSALLFIIVACENAQTNYYLPLKKNETKEIYDNDTLDHIEDNSIETSNIALARLKNSKKLDIPYEDHYYEEKFVKNAIDFENVITSKTRRKENPYNNPDIVAESLTQQPNLSQGISESEQATVLPLVDTTVAELQSLAEPKLNAEFSRTRAFGKNSSLLTKSANLGQTTKKEQQEISPSTQTPSPPSIDKIKEATNGTDILQDESLLLPDSVTEEIPEVVVVVRAEQGPITTDELEFKQEDDVKALPDEVPKVDGTFATTPELSDAEAKARLVGDNRDEAATVVLGESIVPVGSTNPHEDIPSFSEWTQKRLEEAEKKKTHPNASVQNAGTPTRGVGGMKVRSKNYASPDCGAKIVAANPEARSARSVLVSTRDEYMLNTCTSRIWFVVELCEAIQAKKIELANFELFSSSPKDFSVYISDRFPTRDWSLVGQFTAKDTKDIQSFPLQPHLFGKFIKIELHTYYGSEHFCPISLFRAYGTSEFEVLETETENQISRETSTDVDDEEDSDEEEVLDAETGEPPRNLFGSARDAVLSIMKKAAEVLVKSSELTGNNITKIQQSMDSGNILENSFLSCTTPRYTILCDKCSDQKFAKIFQLVSCREKQLNQLLKIDLVNRTLRQSGLCKAHGVGVETFEKKEMKEFVENVKDVEYKDSTKNFQLTFITSIFKSEYIAALCNVLAIKERKMVMNTSHEIPFNNFKDAVKEDVPDKHKEDYSEDGIKAFQHASTTCSPSSNTDSSKLESSKVFQKNTQEPLNKEVKFTGAPIEIFLNTENINPEINPTKTFEKEEIKNDSSVPILESIKGSIEETVQADVLTTDSIPLKDGQHSTLKVEKPLTTSGISIDNSPPITVSVPTTTIESTELPNDEIGSEVEPLEFAGMQNKMEPFDQEGKQGQGESNVEQDVKLPPQDPLIDTLLSDLKDLEGEAPHVQNEPVIQLATNTMPQKESVFLRLSNRIKALERNMSLSGQYLEELSRRYKKQVEEMQRSLERTVSAMNEETRKREERESKRAEEIAILREELADLSNSMKNLLYDRDSWRGKLLMISQHILLMCSEVFVIYLFVLYCRKSNKRSQMKENQLAQKDPVRRKSAENFSSHTRKTKKRRPSEIASHISGTYRELMINDKSQETKKEKKKKRKKGTVISNRQTNTEAERSMTTRRKTSLTDNVEIPLKTVSSYETLQTDDSQKQICRRLKSAPENTDWFSNTVCQTQLITPCTKSLETESVRSSELSNSCIDNLDESNSLLTNMIPKTIPLSEHTVNESSTDVLNSKNSSVILKDIKLSATSSFMRSAWSSRKKRKANLNDMNGEWSRNLEDSEGKSVEASSAVSKIHPHGDLTPTNGLLLDQSDESTSSSITSVSKKRDKKGSSFRKMVRKFF; encoded by the exons aATTTCTGAAAGTGAACAAGCAACAGTTTTACCTTTGGTGGACACAACTGTGGCAGAGTTACAAAGTTTAGCAGAACCGAAGctaaatgcagaattttcaaGAACGAGAGCATTCGGAAAGAATTCATCGTTATTAACAAAGAGTGCGAATCTTGGACAGACGACAAAAAAGGAGCAACAAGAAATTTCACCTAGCACGCAAACTCCGTCACCGCCGAGTATTGACAAAATCAAGGAAGCGACTAACGGGACGGATATTCTCCAAGATGAATCTTTGTTGTTACCAGATTCGGTTACAGAAGAGATACCAgaagtagtagtagtagtgaGAGCCGAACAGGGTCCTATTACCACCGAtgaattagaatttaaacagGAAGATGATGTTAAAGCGCTTCCCGACGAGGTACCTAAAGTTGATGGCACGTTTGCAACAACTCCAGAGTTAAGTGACGCCGAGGCCAAAGCTCGTTTAGTAGGGGATAACAGGGACGAAGCAGCTACGGTTGTTCTTGGCGAAAGTATCGTACCAGTGGGATCTACGAATCCTCACGAGGATATTCCATCTTTCAGCGAATGGACACAGAAGAGACTAGAAGAGgctgaaaagaagaaaa CGCATCCAAACGCGTCTGTTCAAAATGCAGGAACCCCGACAAGGGGAGTCGGTGGCATGAAGGTTCGTTCAAAGAACTATGCTTCCCCAGATTGTGGAGCTAAAATTGTAGCGGCAAATCCGGAGGCTCGAAGCGCCAGAAGCGTGTTAGTATCCACCAGAGACGAATATATGTTGAATACGTGTACATCAAGGATATGGTTTGTCGTAGAACTTTGCGAAGCGATTCAAGCGAAGAAAATCGAACTGGCCAATTTTGAGCTTTTCAGTTCATCGCCAAAGGACTTTTCCGTTTACATTAGCGATCGTTTTCCTACGAGAGACTGGAGCCTCGTTGGCCAGTTCACCGCGAAAGACACGAAGGATATTCAAAGTTTTCCTTTACAACCGCATctatttggaaaatttatcaAGATAGAACTTCACACCTATTACGGATCTGAACATTTTTGTCCAATCTCTTTGTTTCGCGCATACGGTACCAGTGAATTCGAGGTTTTAGAAACGGAAACGGAAAATCAAATCTCGAGAGAGACGAGTACCGATGTAGACGATGAAGAGGACAGCGACGAAGAGGAAGTTCTGGATGCTGAGACTGGCGAACCACCGAGAAATTTATTTGGCAGCGCCAGAGACGCTGTATTGAGTATCATGAAGAAAGCGGCTGAAGTATTGGTGAAATCCAGTGAATTGACTGGcaataatattacaaaaatcCAACAGAGTATGGACAGTGGAAATATACTTGAGAATTCTTTCCTTAGTTGTACTACACCAAGGTATACAATCCTTTGTGATAAATGCTCGGATCAGAAATTCGCTAAAATCTTCCAATTAGTAAGTTGTAGAGAAAAACAACTGAATCAATTGTTAAAGATTGATCTTGTAAATAGAACCTTGAGACAAAGTGGACTTTGCAAGGCTCATGGGGTAGGAGTGGAAACTTTtgagaagaaagaaatgaaagaatttGTTGAGAATGTAAAAGATGTGGAATACAAAGATTCGACGAAGAATTTTCAGTTGACATTTATTACATCTATATTTAAATCCGAATACATTGCTGCGCTCTGCAACGTATTAGCAATAAAAGAACGGAAAATGGTGATGAATACAAGCCACGAAATACCATTTAACAATTTCAAGGATGCCGTTAAAGAAGATGTACCAGATAAACACAAAGAAGATTACAGTGAGGATGGAATTAAAGCTTTTCAACATGCATCAACTACGTGTTCTCCCAGTTCGAACACGGACAGTTCAAAATTAGAATCTTCTAAAGTATTTCAAAAAAACACTCAAGAACCGCTTAACAAAGAAGTGAAATTTACAGGTGCACccattgaaattttcttaaatacCGAAAACATAAATCCAGAAATAAATCCAACGAAGACCTTTGAGAAAGAAGAGATAAAGAATGATTCATCGGTTCCGATTTTGGAATCCATTAAAGGTAGTATCGAGGAAACGGTTCAGGCTGATGTATTGACCACTGATTCCATACCTTTGAAGGATGGACAGCACTCGACTTTGAAAGTTGAAAAACCATTGACTACTTCTGGCATTTCCATTGATAATTCACCTCCGATCACTGTATCTGTTCCGACAACCACTATTGAGAGTACCGAACTTCCAAATGATGAGATAGGATCTGAAGTAGAACCTTTGGAATTTGCTGGCAtgcaaaataaaatggaacctTTTGATCAGGAAGGAAAACAAGGACAAGGAGAGTCAAATGTAGAGCAAGATGTTAAGTTACCTCCTCAAGATCCTTTGATCGATACTTTGTTATCTGATTTGAAGGATTTGGAAGGAGAAGCGCCGCATGTTCAGAACGAGCCTGTGATACAATTAGCAACAAATACGATGCCACAGAAAGAATCTGTTTTTCTCAGACTGTCCAATAGAATTAAg GCGTTAGAAAGGAACATGTCATTGAGCGGACAATACTTAGAAGAATTAAGTCGTCGGTATAAAAAGCAAGTTGAAGAGATGCAAAGATCACTCGAACGAACGGTATCGGCGATGAACGAGGAGACacgaaaaagagaagaacgCGAGTCAAAGAGAGCAGAAGAAATTGCCATATTGAGAGAGGAGCTTGCCGATCTTTcaaattcgatgaaaaatcTTCTGTACGACCGTGATAGTTGGCGTGGAAAGCTCTTAATGATAAGTCAACATATATTACTAATGTGTTCGGAAGTTtttgtaatatacttatttgttttatattgcCGAAAAAGTAATAAGAGATCGCAAATGAAAGAGAATCAACTGGCGCAGAAAGATCCGGTGCGTCGGAAAAGCGCggaaaattttagttcgcatacGAGAAAAACGAAAAAGCGACGACCAAGCGAAATAGCTTCTCACATTTCGGGTACGTATCGTGAGttaatgataaatgataaatccCAGGAAActaagaaggaaaagaaaaagaaacgtaaGAAAGGTACTGTTATAAGTAATCGTCAGACAAATACTGAAGCAGAAAGAAGTATGACAACGCGACGCAAAACTTCTCTTACGGATAATGTGGAAATTCCATTGAAAACTGTTTCCTCTTATGAAACATTGCAGACGGACGATTCTCAAAAACAAATTTGCAGACGACTAAAGTCTGCACCAGAAAATACAGATTGGTTTAGCAATACTGTTTGTCAGACTCAATTAATAACACCGTGTACGAAAAGCTTAGAAACAGAGTCTGTAAGAAGTTCAGAATTGAGTAATTCTTGTATTGATAATTTAGACGAATCAAATTCATTGTTGACAAATATGATCCCTAAAACGATTCCTTTAAGTGAACATACTGTTAACGAATCATCCACAGATGttttaaattccaaaaataGCAGTGTTATATTAAAGGATATCAAATTGAGTGCAACATCTTCCTTTATGAGAAGCGCTTGGAGTAgtagaaagaagagaaaagcaAATTTAAATGATATGAATGGGGAATGGAGCCGAAATTTGGAGGATTCTGAGGGTAAATCGGTTGAAGCAAGTTCGGCAGTTTCAAAAATTCATCCCCATGGTGATCTAACGCCTACTAATGGTCTGTTATTGGATCAAAGCGATGAATCTACAAGCAGTAGTATTACATCCGTGTCGAAAAAGAGAGATAAAAAAGGTTCAAGTTTTAGGAAAATGGTGAGAaaatttttttga
- the LOC114873827 gene encoding SUN domain-containing ossification factor isoform X1, producing the protein MKICITCIYWTLLFISVASSALLFIIVACENAQTNYYLPLKKNETKEIYDNDTLDHIEDNSIETSNIALARLKNSKKLDIPYEDHYYEVRIEEDKEKFVKNAIDFENVITSKTRRKENPYNNPDIVAESLTQQPNLSQGISESEQATVLPLVDTTVAELQSLAEPKLNAEFSRTRAFGKNSSLLTKSANLGQTTKKEQQEISPSTQTPSPPSIDKIKEATNGTDILQDESLLLPDSVTEEIPEVVVVVRAEQGPITTDELEFKQEDDVKALPDEVPKVDGTFATTPELSDAEAKARLVGDNRDEAATVVLGESIVPVGSTNPHEDIPSFSEWTQKRLEEAEKKKTHPNASVQNAGTPTRGVGGMKVRSKNYASPDCGAKIVAANPEARSARSVLVSTRDEYMLNTCTSRIWFVVELCEAIQAKKIELANFELFSSSPKDFSVYISDRFPTRDWSLVGQFTAKDTKDIQSFPLQPHLFGKFIKIELHTYYGSEHFCPISLFRAYGTSEFEVLETETENQISRETSTDVDDEEDSDEEEVLDAETGEPPRNLFGSARDAVLSIMKKAAEVLVKSSELTGNNITKIQQSMDSGNILENSFLSCTTPRYTILCDKCSDQKFAKIFQLVSCREKQLNQLLKIDLVNRTLRQSGLCKAHGVGVETFEKKEMKEFVENVKDVEYKDSTKNFQLTFITSIFKSEYIAALCNVLAIKERKMVMNTSHEIPFNNFKDAVKEDVPDKHKEDYSEDGIKAFQHASTTCSPSSNTDSSKLESSKVFQKNTQEPLNKEVKFTGAPIEIFLNTENINPEINPTKTFEKEEIKNDSSVPILESIKGSIEETVQADVLTTDSIPLKDGQHSTLKVEKPLTTSGISIDNSPPITVSVPTTTIESTELPNDEIGSEVEPLEFAGMQNKMEPFDQEGKQGQGESNVEQDVKLPPQDPLIDTLLSDLKDLEGEAPHVQNEPVIQLATNTMPQKESVFLRLSNRIKALERNMSLSGQYLEELSRRYKKQVEEMQRSLERTVSAMNEETRKREERESKRAEEIAILREELADLSNSMKNLLYDRDSWRGKLLMISQHILLMCSEVFVIYLFVLYCRKSNKRSQMKENQLAQKDPVRRKSAENFSSHTRKTKKRRPSEIASHISGTYRELMINDKSQETKKEKKKKRKKGTVISNRQTNTEAERSMTTRRKTSLTDNVEIPLKTVSSYETLQTDDSQKQICRRLKSAPENTDWFSNTVCQTQLITPCTKSLETESVRSSELSNSCIDNLDESNSLLTNMIPKTIPLSEHTVNESSTDVLNSKNSSVILKDIKLSATSSFMRSAWSSRKKRKANLNDMNGEWSRNLEDSEGKSVEASSAVSKIHPHGDLTPTNGLLLDQSDESTSSSITSVSKKRDKKGSSFRKMVRKFF; encoded by the exons aATTTCTGAAAGTGAACAAGCAACAGTTTTACCTTTGGTGGACACAACTGTGGCAGAGTTACAAAGTTTAGCAGAACCGAAGctaaatgcagaattttcaaGAACGAGAGCATTCGGAAAGAATTCATCGTTATTAACAAAGAGTGCGAATCTTGGACAGACGACAAAAAAGGAGCAACAAGAAATTTCACCTAGCACGCAAACTCCGTCACCGCCGAGTATTGACAAAATCAAGGAAGCGACTAACGGGACGGATATTCTCCAAGATGAATCTTTGTTGTTACCAGATTCGGTTACAGAAGAGATACCAgaagtagtagtagtagtgaGAGCCGAACAGGGTCCTATTACCACCGAtgaattagaatttaaacagGAAGATGATGTTAAAGCGCTTCCCGACGAGGTACCTAAAGTTGATGGCACGTTTGCAACAACTCCAGAGTTAAGTGACGCCGAGGCCAAAGCTCGTTTAGTAGGGGATAACAGGGACGAAGCAGCTACGGTTGTTCTTGGCGAAAGTATCGTACCAGTGGGATCTACGAATCCTCACGAGGATATTCCATCTTTCAGCGAATGGACACAGAAGAGACTAGAAGAGgctgaaaagaagaaaa CGCATCCAAACGCGTCTGTTCAAAATGCAGGAACCCCGACAAGGGGAGTCGGTGGCATGAAGGTTCGTTCAAAGAACTATGCTTCCCCAGATTGTGGAGCTAAAATTGTAGCGGCAAATCCGGAGGCTCGAAGCGCCAGAAGCGTGTTAGTATCCACCAGAGACGAATATATGTTGAATACGTGTACATCAAGGATATGGTTTGTCGTAGAACTTTGCGAAGCGATTCAAGCGAAGAAAATCGAACTGGCCAATTTTGAGCTTTTCAGTTCATCGCCAAAGGACTTTTCCGTTTACATTAGCGATCGTTTTCCTACGAGAGACTGGAGCCTCGTTGGCCAGTTCACCGCGAAAGACACGAAGGATATTCAAAGTTTTCCTTTACAACCGCATctatttggaaaatttatcaAGATAGAACTTCACACCTATTACGGATCTGAACATTTTTGTCCAATCTCTTTGTTTCGCGCATACGGTACCAGTGAATTCGAGGTTTTAGAAACGGAAACGGAAAATCAAATCTCGAGAGAGACGAGTACCGATGTAGACGATGAAGAGGACAGCGACGAAGAGGAAGTTCTGGATGCTGAGACTGGCGAACCACCGAGAAATTTATTTGGCAGCGCCAGAGACGCTGTATTGAGTATCATGAAGAAAGCGGCTGAAGTATTGGTGAAATCCAGTGAATTGACTGGcaataatattacaaaaatcCAACAGAGTATGGACAGTGGAAATATACTTGAGAATTCTTTCCTTAGTTGTACTACACCAAGGTATACAATCCTTTGTGATAAATGCTCGGATCAGAAATTCGCTAAAATCTTCCAATTAGTAAGTTGTAGAGAAAAACAACTGAATCAATTGTTAAAGATTGATCTTGTAAATAGAACCTTGAGACAAAGTGGACTTTGCAAGGCTCATGGGGTAGGAGTGGAAACTTTtgagaagaaagaaatgaaagaatttGTTGAGAATGTAAAAGATGTGGAATACAAAGATTCGACGAAGAATTTTCAGTTGACATTTATTACATCTATATTTAAATCCGAATACATTGCTGCGCTCTGCAACGTATTAGCAATAAAAGAACGGAAAATGGTGATGAATACAAGCCACGAAATACCATTTAACAATTTCAAGGATGCCGTTAAAGAAGATGTACCAGATAAACACAAAGAAGATTACAGTGAGGATGGAATTAAAGCTTTTCAACATGCATCAACTACGTGTTCTCCCAGTTCGAACACGGACAGTTCAAAATTAGAATCTTCTAAAGTATTTCAAAAAAACACTCAAGAACCGCTTAACAAAGAAGTGAAATTTACAGGTGCACccattgaaattttcttaaatacCGAAAACATAAATCCAGAAATAAATCCAACGAAGACCTTTGAGAAAGAAGAGATAAAGAATGATTCATCGGTTCCGATTTTGGAATCCATTAAAGGTAGTATCGAGGAAACGGTTCAGGCTGATGTATTGACCACTGATTCCATACCTTTGAAGGATGGACAGCACTCGACTTTGAAAGTTGAAAAACCATTGACTACTTCTGGCATTTCCATTGATAATTCACCTCCGATCACTGTATCTGTTCCGACAACCACTATTGAGAGTACCGAACTTCCAAATGATGAGATAGGATCTGAAGTAGAACCTTTGGAATTTGCTGGCAtgcaaaataaaatggaacctTTTGATCAGGAAGGAAAACAAGGACAAGGAGAGTCAAATGTAGAGCAAGATGTTAAGTTACCTCCTCAAGATCCTTTGATCGATACTTTGTTATCTGATTTGAAGGATTTGGAAGGAGAAGCGCCGCATGTTCAGAACGAGCCTGTGATACAATTAGCAACAAATACGATGCCACAGAAAGAATCTGTTTTTCTCAGACTGTCCAATAGAATTAAg GCGTTAGAAAGGAACATGTCATTGAGCGGACAATACTTAGAAGAATTAAGTCGTCGGTATAAAAAGCAAGTTGAAGAGATGCAAAGATCACTCGAACGAACGGTATCGGCGATGAACGAGGAGACacgaaaaagagaagaacgCGAGTCAAAGAGAGCAGAAGAAATTGCCATATTGAGAGAGGAGCTTGCCGATCTTTcaaattcgatgaaaaatcTTCTGTACGACCGTGATAGTTGGCGTGGAAAGCTCTTAATGATAAGTCAACATATATTACTAATGTGTTCGGAAGTTtttgtaatatacttatttgttttatattgcCGAAAAAGTAATAAGAGATCGCAAATGAAAGAGAATCAACTGGCGCAGAAAGATCCGGTGCGTCGGAAAAGCGCggaaaattttagttcgcatacGAGAAAAACGAAAAAGCGACGACCAAGCGAAATAGCTTCTCACATTTCGGGTACGTATCGTGAGttaatgataaatgataaatccCAGGAAActaagaaggaaaagaaaaagaaacgtaaGAAAGGTACTGTTATAAGTAATCGTCAGACAAATACTGAAGCAGAAAGAAGTATGACAACGCGACGCAAAACTTCTCTTACGGATAATGTGGAAATTCCATTGAAAACTGTTTCCTCTTATGAAACATTGCAGACGGACGATTCTCAAAAACAAATTTGCAGACGACTAAAGTCTGCACCAGAAAATACAGATTGGTTTAGCAATACTGTTTGTCAGACTCAATTAATAACACCGTGTACGAAAAGCTTAGAAACAGAGTCTGTAAGAAGTTCAGAATTGAGTAATTCTTGTATTGATAATTTAGACGAATCAAATTCATTGTTGACAAATATGATCCCTAAAACGATTCCTTTAAGTGAACATACTGTTAACGAATCATCCACAGATGttttaaattccaaaaataGCAGTGTTATATTAAAGGATATCAAATTGAGTGCAACATCTTCCTTTATGAGAAGCGCTTGGAGTAgtagaaagaagagaaaagcaAATTTAAATGATATGAATGGGGAATGGAGCCGAAATTTGGAGGATTCTGAGGGTAAATCGGTTGAAGCAAGTTCGGCAGTTTCAAAAATTCATCCCCATGGTGATCTAACGCCTACTAATGGTCTGTTATTGGATCAAAGCGATGAATCTACAAGCAGTAGTATTACATCCGTGTCGAAAAAGAGAGATAAAAAAGGTTCAAGTTTTAGGAAAATGGTGAGAaaatttttttga